The Calliphora vicina chromosome 3, idCalVici1.1, whole genome shotgun sequence genome contains a region encoding:
- the INPP5E gene encoding inositol polyphosphate 5-phosphatase E has translation MQRGASEERITSANSSPRHSNKYPGSALLGLLTKRSTKVEPHPAVEVEHNEKHAVGNSSSHQPNSGNHDTSFAKCTPDKKSPLMNDHNHVSRPNPRSQTLPNNATPNDMLRGTHFIEKSQSSGIINLHRKVKVGKNKNHIHRHSTDGSQSDGGIATGIEVMLRKTPKNRSPNHNRFSHQFSLCCKAEKKPVTPPVTVRYNSIPDGQNQTVKKDNMSLSWITPDNTSLSIGSAISNPTACLQPTFVAVPAAALTECASAPQSPVTGKSMMFPNVDSSYGSPSNTSLKSNQSDTPNGANNSSGSGPIRPIAISACRSRLRLKLYPPGKELPPFAAEFPAAEEGAVSDIKRATTPQHMSSPNIASQTEITGSVAHEPDSQSIRFMSHENIQMQRQSSSSGLARHALMAAQVLSLIPTDQARERSYLDGRLGSSSLLGPSELIKVIPNKEVTIFVGTWNMNGQSPPKEMNDFVLPANIEHVPDIVAIGTQESSPDRFEWEVTIQETLGPSHVLFHSTVLGTLHLAVYMRRDLIWYCSAPEDANLSVRTGSAFRTKGAVAISFCLFGTSMLFVTSHLTAHQQKVKERVSDVKRIIHALDLPKNLNLRHKNKDVTQNFDNVFWCGDLNFRLSEPREKLLEWIENTKFPLPSHLPHGYMHTDQLSSVLADGAAFRGFMEANITFPPTYKYDPGTQHFDTSSKQRAPAYTDRILYKYRQAQGLMMRRQSTIPGMPSPSQPLVQCLLYDSVPSITTSDHKPVWALFKTIIRAGTDSIPLAAGLFCRDIYLEGMKRRLNNQYTGSSAVCSIQ, from the exons ATGCAACGTGGTGCCAGTGAGGAACGTATAACCAGTGCTAATTCCAGCCCAAGACATAGCAACAAATATCCGGGATCAGCGTTATTAGGCCTGCTCACAAAGCGTTCGACAAAAGTTGAACCTCATCCCGCCGTAGAAGTTGAGCACAATGAAAAACACGCTGTAGGCAACAGTAGCAGTCATCAACCGAACAGTGGAAATCATGACACCTCCTTTGCTAAATGCACTCCGGATAAGAAATCACCCCTAATGAATGATCACAATCATGTGAGCAGACCAAATCCTAGAAGTCAAACATTACCCAATAATGCCACTCCAAATGACATGCTAAGGGGGACACACTTCATAGAGAAGTCTCAGAGCAGTGGCATTATAAATTTGCATCGTAAAGTGAAGGtgggtaaaaataaaaatcacataCATCGTCATAGTACCGATGGTTCGCAAAGTGATGGCGGCATTGCCACTGGAATTGAAGTCATGCTGAGGAAGACCCCCAAAAATCGTTCTCCAAACCATAATCGTTTTAGTCATCAGTTCAGTTTGTGTTGTAAGGCGGAAAAGAAACCTGTTACCCCACCGGTAACAGTACGCTATAACTCCATTCCAGATGGCCAAAATCAAACCGTTAAGAAAGACAACATGTCGCTGAGTTGGATTACGCCGGATAATACTTCGCTGTCTATTGGTTCAGCCATCTCTAATCCAACGGCCTGTCTGCAGCCAACTTTTGTGGCCGTACCGGCGGCTGCTCTGACGGAGTGTGCCAGTGCTCCACAGAGTCCGGTAACTGGGAAATCCATGATGTTTCCAAATGTTGACTCCTCCTATGGTTCACCTTCCAATACCTCGCTAAAAAGCAATCAAAGTGATACACCTAATGGTGCTAATAACTCTTCAGGCAGTGGTCCCATACGGCCCATAGCCATTTCAGCCTGTCGTTCTCGCCTAAGACTTAAACTATATCCTCCTGGCAAGGAATTGCCACCATTTGCTGCTGAATTTCCTGCTGCAGAAGAAGGAGCTGTGTCAGATATCAAGAGGGCCACTACGCCCCAACATATGTCTTCTCCCAACATTGCAAGTCAGACAGAGATAACGGGCTCTGTTGCTCATGAGCCAGACTCGCAATCCATTCGCTTTATGTCTcatgaaaatatacaaatgcAACGCCAGAGCTCTAGTTCGGGTTTAGCGCGTCATGCTCTTATGGCAGCCCAAGTTTTAAGTTTAATACCAACGGATCAGGCAAGAGAGAG gaGTTATTTGGATGGACGTTTAGGTTCTTCTTCCTTGTTGGGCCCCAGTGAATTGATCAAAGTTATACCCAACAAGGAAGTGACTATATTTGTGGGTACCTGGAACATGAATGGCCAAAGTCCGCCCAA GGAAATGAACGATTTCGTGCTGCCCGCAAATATTGAGCATGTACCCGACATTGTTGCCATTGGCACTCAGGAATCCAGTCCAGATCGTTTTGAATGGGAAGTTACTATACAAGAAACCTTGGGACCATCACATGTTCTCTTCCACTCCACAGTATTGGGTACACTGCATTTGGCTGTGTATATGAGGCGAGATTTGATATGGTACTGTTCGGCTCCCGAAGATGCCAATTTGTCGGTGAGAACTGGTTCAGCGTTTCGCACAAAAGGAGCCGTGGCCATTTCATTTTGTCTCTTCGGCACCTCAATGCTTTTTGTCACCTCGCATTTAACAGCTCATCAGCAAAAAGTCAAAGAAAGAGTATCAGATGTTAAGAGAATTATACATGCTCTCGACTTGCCAAAGAATCTTAATTTAAGACATAAAAATAAGGATGTCACCCAGAATTTCGATAATGTATTCTGGTGTGGAGATTTAAATTTTCGTTTGAGTGAGCCGAGAGAAAAACTCTTGGAATGGATTGAGAACACCAAATTCCCACTCCCCTCACATTTACCACATGGCTATATGCATACCGATCAGCTGTCGTCGGTGTTGGCAGATGGTGCAGCATTTCGGGGGTTTATGGAGGCTAATATAACATTTCCTCCCACCTATAAG TACGATCCTGGTACACAGCACTTTGATACCTCTTCGAAACAACGTGCTCCCGCTTATACCGAtcgcattttatataaatatcgtCAAGCTCAGGGTTTAATGATGAGACGCCAAAGTACAATACCAGGCATGCCATCGCCCTCGCAACCGTTGGTCCAGTGCTTATTATACGATTCGGTGCCGTCCATTACCACATCGGACCATAAACCGGTTTGGGCTTTATTTAAGACTATTATTAGAGCGGGTACAGATTC CATTCCATTGGCAGCTGGACTTTTTTGTCGTGATATTTATTTGGAGGGTATGAAACGTAGATTAAATAATCAATATACAGGCTCTTCGGCCGTTTGTTCTatacaataa